The segment AAAAATTCGAACACAGTCACCATTGGTGCGGCACCCGTAGGTATTAATGTTCGTTCTTAAGAACGACGTTTACATTGCATTGGAGTAGAAAATGAAACTGCCTATTTATTTAGACTATTCAGCAACTTGCCCAGTTGATCCACGTGTTGCTGAAAAGATGGTTCAGTACATGACGATGGATGGTACTTTCGGTAACCCTGCATCTCGTTCTCATCGTTATGGCTGGCAGGCAGAAGAAGCTGTTGATACTGCTCGTGAGCAAATTGCAGAACTATTGAATGCTGACCCTCGTGAAATTATCTTCACTTCAGGCGCAACAGAGTCTAACAACCTAGCGATTAAAGGTGTTGCACACTTTTATCAAAAACAAGGTAAACACATCATTACCTGTAAAACTGAGCACAAAGCTGTACTGGACACTACTCGTCAGTTAGAGCGTGAAGGTTTTGAAGTGACTTATCTTGAGCCAGAAGCAAATGGCCTCATTGATCTACATAAATTAGAAGCAGCAATGCGTGATGACACCATTCTTGTTTCTATCATGCATGTGAACAATGAAATCGGTGTTATTCAAGATATCACTGCTATTGGCGAACTGTGTCGTTCACGTAAAATTGTTTTCCATGTAGACGCAGCGCAATCAGCAGGCAAATTGCCAATCGACGTTCAAGAGATGAAAGTTGACCTTATCTCTATGTCGGCGCACAAAATTTACGGTCCTAAAGGTATTGGTGCTTTATACGTACGTCGTAAACCACGTATTCGTCTTGAAGCGCAAATGCACGGTGGCGGCCACGAGCGTGGTTTCCGCTCAGGAACACTTCCAACTCACCAAATCGTGGGTATGGGTGAAGCATTCCGAATTGCAAAAGAAGAGATGCAACAAGATTTCGACCACGCTAAAAAACTGCGTGATCGTCTACTAGCTGGCATCAAAGATATGGAAGCAGTTTCGATCAACGGTGACCTAGAACAGCGTTTACCGAACAACCTAAACGTGAGCTTTGCTTTCGTTGAAGGTGAATCACTGCTTATGTCTCTGAAAGACCTTGCGGTATCTTCAGGCAGTGCATGTACATCAGCAAGCCTTGAACCATCGTACGTACTACGTGCTCTTGGTCTTAATGATGAATTGGCTCACAGCTCAATTCGTTTCTCATTCGGTCGTTTTACGACAGAAGAAGACATTGATTATGCGATTGAATTGATTCGTGTAGCTGTCAACAAATTACGCGACATGTCGCCACTATGGGATATGTACAAGGAAGGGGTAGATTTGAACACCGTTGAGTGGGCTCATCATTAATCTTTCCAGCGACTTAGAGGATTCGAGGTAACTATCATGGCATATAGTGAAAAAGTAATTGATCATTACGAGAACCCACGTAACGTAGGTTCGTTTGACAAGGAAGATCCATCAGTAGGTAGCGGCATGGTTGGTGCACCTGCATGTGGTGACGTAATGCGTCTACAAATTAAAGTATCTCCTGAAGGCATCATTGAAGATGCAAAATTCAAGACTTACGGATGTGGTAGCGCAATCGCATCAAGCTCGCTTGTAACTGAATGGGTTAAAGGTAAATCAATTGACGAAGCAGCAGCGATCAAAAACGCTGAAATTGCGGAAGAACTAGAGCTACCACCAGTGAAAGTTCACTGCTCAATCTTGGCAGAAGATGCAATCAAAGCCGCTGTTGCGGATTACAAGAAAAAACATCAAGAATAATAAATGATTGGGGAGTAACCCTTTGTTACTCCCACTTTAATTAACAGAAGACCCAAAGGTAGCAGTATGGCCATTACTCTAACTGAATCAGCAGCACACCGAGTTAAAACCTTTTTGGATAACCGAGGAAAAGGTATCGGCTTACGTTTAGGCGTAAGAACGACTGGGTGTTCAGGTATGGCATACGTACTAGAATTCGTTGATGATCTTGAAGACGGTGACCAAGTCTTCGAAGATAACGGTGTGAAAGTTATCATTGATGCGAAAAGCTTGGTTTACTTAGACGGCACAGAGCTGGACTACAAAAAAGAAGGCTTGAATGAAGGCTTTGAATTCAACAACCCAAATGTCAAAGGCGAATGTGGTTGTGGTGAAAGCTTCAACGTCTAAGAGTTCTCTGAATTTAGGGTGAGCAAACGTTCATCCTAAATCGAATTAAAGGACCGATATCTACATGAATTATTTCGAATTATTTGGGCTACCAACTCAGTTTCAACTGGATGGTAGCCTTCTTTCTTCTCAGTTCCGTGAGTTGCAAAAGCGTTTTCATCCAGATAACTTTGCCACGGCTTCTGAGCGTGATCGACTGATGTCGGTACAAAAAACGGCAGAGATTAACGATGCCAATCAAATTTTAAAAAGCCCAATCTCTCGCGCAGAATACCTGCTGTCACTTAACGGCG is part of the Vibrio diazotrophicus genome and harbors:
- a CDS encoding IscS subfamily cysteine desulfurase, whose protein sequence is MKLPIYLDYSATCPVDPRVAEKMVQYMTMDGTFGNPASRSHRYGWQAEEAVDTAREQIAELLNADPREIIFTSGATESNNLAIKGVAHFYQKQGKHIITCKTEHKAVLDTTRQLEREGFEVTYLEPEANGLIDLHKLEAAMRDDTILVSIMHVNNEIGVIQDITAIGELCRSRKIVFHVDAAQSAGKLPIDVQEMKVDLISMSAHKIYGPKGIGALYVRRKPRIRLEAQMHGGGHERGFRSGTLPTHQIVGMGEAFRIAKEEMQQDFDHAKKLRDRLLAGIKDMEAVSINGDLEQRLPNNLNVSFAFVEGESLLMSLKDLAVSSGSACTSASLEPSYVLRALGLNDELAHSSIRFSFGRFTTEEDIDYAIELIRVAVNKLRDMSPLWDMYKEGVDLNTVEWAHH
- the iscU gene encoding Fe-S cluster assembly scaffold IscU; the protein is MAYSEKVIDHYENPRNVGSFDKEDPSVGSGMVGAPACGDVMRLQIKVSPEGIIEDAKFKTYGCGSAIASSSLVTEWVKGKSIDEAAAIKNAEIAEELELPPVKVHCSILAEDAIKAAVADYKKKHQE
- the iscA gene encoding iron-sulfur cluster assembly protein IscA, whose translation is MAITLTESAAHRVKTFLDNRGKGIGLRLGVRTTGCSGMAYVLEFVDDLEDGDQVFEDNGVKVIIDAKSLVYLDGTELDYKKEGLNEGFEFNNPNVKGECGCGESFNV